A region of Acidithiobacillus ferridurans DNA encodes the following proteins:
- a CDS encoding response regulator transcription factor — translation MDNSADITATPVSNIMVVDDDVTFCRVLSNAFSRRGFEVCTVHDSADIIAVAELYMPDAVVLDLRMPGVSGLEMISPLRNINPDIRILVLTGYASIATAIEAIKLGAVYYLTKPADADEIIARLYEKDGNPAAPVKNELLSARRVEWEHISKVLMECNGNISAAARRLGMHRRSLQRKMNKHPVRH, via the coding sequence ATGGACAATAGTGCGGATATCACCGCCACACCGGTTTCTAACATTATGGTTGTGGATGATGACGTAACGTTTTGCCGGGTACTGTCAAATGCGTTTTCCAGGCGTGGTTTTGAAGTATGCACTGTGCATGATAGCGCCGATATAATCGCGGTCGCGGAACTTTACATGCCGGACGCCGTAGTTCTGGATCTGCGAATGCCGGGGGTTTCCGGTTTGGAAATGATAAGTCCCCTACGGAACATCAACCCGGACATCAGAATCCTCGTGCTCACCGGTTACGCCAGCATAGCAACGGCGATCGAGGCCATAAAGCTCGGGGCGGTATATTATCTGACAAAACCAGCAGATGCAGATGAGATTATCGCCAGGCTATATGAGAAGGATGGCAACCCTGCGGCTCCGGTCAAAAACGAGTTGTTATCAGCGCGCAGAGTTGAATGGGAGCATATCAGCAAGGTACTGATGGAGTGTAATGGCAACATATCGGCTGCCGCTCGCCGCCTGGGAATGCACCGAAGATCTTTACAACGCAAGATGAACAAGCACCCCGTACGCCACTGA